A genome region from uncultured Tolumonas sp. includes the following:
- the yaaA gene encoding peroxide stress protein YaaA: MLAVLSPAKSLDYESPLTTSRFSEPQLMHESALLIEQLRQFTPADIASLMSLSDKLAGLNVARYAQWQPLATPVNARPALLAFNGDVYSGLAAQDFNDVDLDIAQQHIRILSGLYGLLRPLDLLQPYRLEMGTKLANSRGKDLYAFWGNIITEHLNRALQEQGDDVLLNLASDEYFKSVNVKQLAGRVITPVFQDEKNGKYKIISFYAKKARGLMARYLVNERITKTEQLLDFTVAGYGYCPELSTENKLVFRRPEGVVE; encoded by the coding sequence ATGCTGGCTGTGCTTTCTCCCGCCAAATCGTTAGATTATGAATCTCCGCTCACTACCTCGCGTTTTTCTGAACCTCAGTTAATGCATGAATCAGCACTGCTGATCGAGCAATTGCGGCAGTTTACACCGGCAGATATTGCTTCATTGATGAGTTTAAGTGACAAACTGGCGGGGTTAAATGTAGCGCGTTATGCCCAGTGGCAGCCGCTTGCGACCCCAGTGAATGCTCGCCCGGCACTGCTCGCTTTTAACGGTGATGTTTATTCTGGTTTAGCGGCACAAGATTTTAATGACGTGGATTTGGATATAGCGCAACAGCATATTCGCATTCTTTCCGGTTTGTATGGTTTGTTGCGTCCACTGGATCTATTGCAACCTTACCGGCTGGAAATGGGCACGAAACTGGCCAATTCCCGTGGCAAAGATCTGTATGCGTTTTGGGGGAATATCATTACTGAGCATCTGAACCGAGCATTGCAAGAGCAAGGCGATGATGTGTTGCTCAATTTGGCATCAGATGAATATTTTAAGTCGGTAAATGTAAAACAGCTGGCAGGGCGGGTGATCACACCGGTCTTTCAGGATGAGAAAAATGGTAAATACAAAATCATCAGTTTTTATGCGAAAAAAGCCCGCGGATTAATGGCGCGTTATTTGGTCAATGAACGCATCACAAAAACCGAGCAGTTGCTGGATTTTACGGTTGCGGGTTATGGTTATTGTCCTGAATTATCAACGGAAAACAAACTGGTGTTTCGTCGTCCTGAAGGTGTGGTGGAGTAA
- a CDS encoding PilT/PilU family type 4a pilus ATPase, producing the protein MELANLLRTLADEKGSDLFISVGIQPSIKVNGKLRRLGDTELDEHDVLHMVRQTMTEDRYQVYIESREANFAITCPGIGRFRISAFWQQDFPGCSIRRIETVIPTCEELFLPLSIKELAMAKRGLILFVGATGAGKSTTQAAMIGYRNRHANDHILTIEDPVEFVHLHDRCLITQREVGSDTLSFDDGLKSALRQAPDVILIGEIRSEETMEFALSFAETGHLCMATLHANNANQAIERILHLVPPSKHRMLMYDLAFNMKAIVAQQLIPTLDGSGRRAAFEIMLNSPLIADILRKGEVHRLKETISRSRELGMTTFDQSLFELYKQGVIGFDEALAFADSSNEMRVMIKLAGGGKFDSGMMDNITVS; encoded by the coding sequence ATGGAATTGGCTAATTTGTTACGTACTTTAGCGGATGAAAAAGGCTCAGACTTATTTATCTCTGTAGGTATTCAGCCGTCGATTAAAGTAAACGGTAAGTTGCGTCGGCTGGGGGATACCGAGCTCGACGAGCATGACGTGCTGCATATGGTGCGTCAAACAATGACTGAAGATCGTTATCAGGTTTATATTGAAAGTCGTGAAGCCAACTTTGCGATTACTTGCCCGGGGATTGGGCGGTTTCGTATCAGTGCTTTCTGGCAACAGGATTTTCCCGGCTGTTCCATTCGTCGTATTGAAACCGTGATCCCGACCTGTGAAGAACTGTTTTTACCGTTGTCGATTAAAGAGTTGGCGATGGCAAAACGTGGTTTGATTTTATTCGTCGGGGCAACCGGTGCTGGTAAATCAACGACACAGGCAGCGATGATTGGTTATCGTAACCGTCATGCTAACGATCACATTCTGACTATTGAAGATCCGGTGGAATTTGTACACCTGCACGATCGTTGTTTGATCACGCAACGTGAAGTTGGTTCAGATACACTCTCTTTTGACGATGGTTTGAAAAGTGCTTTGCGTCAGGCTCCTGACGTTATTCTGATCGGTGAAATTCGGTCAGAAGAAACGATGGAATTTGCGTTATCGTTTGCTGAAACCGGGCATCTTTGTATGGCTACATTGCATGCCAATAACGCTAATCAGGCCATAGAGCGTATCTTACATTTAGTTCCACCATCAAAACACAGAATGCTCATGTATGATCTGGCATTTAACATGAAAGCGATTGTGGCGCAGCAACTGATCCCGACGCTGGATGGTTCTGGTCGGCGAGCTGCATTTGAAATTATGCTCAACTCTCCGCTGATTGCGGATATCTTGCGTAAAGGCGAAGTGCACCGGTTGAAGGAGACTATTTCGCGTTCCCGCGAGCTGGGTATGACGACGTTTGACCAGTCATTGTTTGAGTTGTATAAACAAGGTGTAATTGGATTTGACGAAGCACTGGCATTTGCCGACTCCAGTAATGAAATGCGTGTAATGATTAAGCTGGCAGGCGGCGGTAAATTTGATTCCGGTATGATGGATAATATAACGGTCTCATAA
- a CDS encoding type IV pilus twitching motility protein PilT, with product MDITELLAFSVKHNASDLHLSAGQPPIIRVDGDIRRINLPPLEHRQVHSLVYDIMNDHQRKVFEEDLEVDFSFEIPNLARFRVNAFNQSRGVAAVFRTIPSKVLTLVDLGAPPIFQTIAENPRGLVLVTGPTGSGKSTTLAAMVDYINETHNHHIITIEDPIEFVHQSKSCLVNQREVYRDTKSFNAALRSALREDPDIILVGEMRDLETIRLALTAAETGHLVFGTLHTTSAAKTIDRIIDVFPGAEKDMVRSMLSESMRAVISQTLLKKNGGGRIAAHEIMIGIPAIRNLIREDKVAQMYSVIQTGMVHGMQTMDYCLKQLVARGLISVQDAKAKAVDPNSIV from the coding sequence ATGGATATAACAGAATTATTGGCCTTTAGTGTAAAGCATAACGCATCGGATCTGCATCTTTCTGCAGGGCAACCGCCGATCATTCGTGTTGATGGCGATATTCGTCGTATTAATTTACCGCCATTAGAGCATCGTCAGGTGCACAGTCTGGTGTACGACATCATGAACGACCATCAGCGCAAGGTGTTTGAAGAAGATCTGGAGGTCGACTTCTCGTTTGAGATCCCGAATCTGGCTCGTTTCCGTGTGAATGCATTTAATCAAAGCCGTGGTGTGGCGGCGGTGTTTCGTACCATTCCAAGTAAAGTTTTGACATTGGTTGATTTGGGCGCACCGCCGATCTTCCAAACCATTGCGGAAAACCCAAGAGGGTTGGTGTTGGTTACCGGGCCAACCGGTTCGGGTAAATCAACCACTCTGGCGGCGATGGTCGATTATATTAACGAAACCCATAACCATCACATCATTACCATTGAAGACCCTATCGAATTTGTGCACCAGAGTAAGTCATGTCTGGTGAACCAGCGTGAAGTTTATCGTGATACCAAGAGTTTTAATGCCGCTTTACGTTCTGCCTTGCGTGAAGATCCGGACATTATTCTGGTGGGTGAAATGCGTGACTTGGAAACCATTCGTTTGGCGTTAACGGCGGCAGAAACCGGGCACTTAGTGTTTGGGACTCTGCATACCACCTCTGCGGCCAAAACAATCGACCGTATTATCGACGTATTCCCTGGTGCTGAAAAAGACATGGTTCGTTCGATGTTGTCGGAATCGATGCGTGCGGTTATTTCTCAGACCTTGTTGAAGAAAAATGGCGGTGGTCGAATTGCCGCTCATGAAATCATGATTGGTATTCCCGCTATTCGTAACTTGATCCGTGAAGATAAAGTCGCACAAATGTATTCAGTCATTCAGACAGGGATGGTGCATGGAATGCAAACCATGGACTATTGTTTAAAACAGCTGGTTGCCCGCGGTTTAATTTCTGTTCAAGACGCAAAAGCCAAAGCCGTTGATCCCAACTCAATAGTGTGA
- a CDS encoding YggS family pyridoxal phosphate-dependent enzyme → MNDIASRLLAIKDQIASLTRQAGRAPDDVQLLAVSKTKPIEAIYAAYQAGQRQFGESYVQEAIPKIQLLQTNPDYADIEWHFIGPLQSNKTKPVAEHFDWVHSVDREKIAQRLNEQRPAHLPALNICLQVNISGEQTKSGINADEVFGLAGIISQFPRLKLRGLMTIAENTDDINVVRDNFLHMQQLFNQLKSQYPSVDTLSMGMTDDMPVAISCGSTMVRIGTAIFGSREYK, encoded by the coding sequence ATGAATGACATAGCATCGCGTTTGCTCGCCATAAAAGATCAGATCGCTTCACTCACCCGTCAGGCCGGCCGCGCACCGGATGACGTACAGTTGCTGGCTGTTAGTAAAACCAAACCGATAGAGGCGATTTATGCCGCCTATCAAGCCGGTCAACGGCAATTTGGTGAATCTTATGTTCAGGAAGCGATCCCAAAAATCCAACTATTACAAACTAACCCTGATTATGCTGATATCGAATGGCATTTCATCGGTCCGTTGCAATCGAATAAAACCAAACCTGTCGCCGAACATTTTGACTGGGTTCATAGCGTTGACCGCGAAAAAATAGCCCAACGACTGAATGAACAACGACCAGCACATCTCCCAGCACTGAATATCTGCCTTCAGGTTAATATTAGCGGAGAACAGACCAAATCGGGTATTAATGCTGATGAAGTTTTTGGGCTGGCTGGCATAATTAGCCAATTCCCACGCTTAAAACTACGTGGGTTAATGACAATTGCTGAAAATACCGATGACATAAACGTTGTTCGTGATAACTTTCTGCATATGCAACAACTATTTAACCAATTAAAATCCCAATATCCATCTGTAGATACATTATCCATGGGCATGACAGACGACATGCCAGTAGCCATCAGTTGCGGCAGCACTATGGTGCGGATTGGTACAGCGATCTTCGGAAGCAGAGAATATAAGTAG
- the proC gene encoding pyrroline-5-carboxylate reductase — MEQRNIAFIGAGNMARSLISGLINAGFPGNKIHATDIDALKAQELGKEFGITGSNDNVAAVKNADVIVLAVKPQFMAEMLAQLAPAIGDFGNKLFISIAAGVSVARLQGLLNGHQNIVRCMPNTPSLIGIGMTGLFAPAVVNATDRQFAQEMLQAVGKTLWVAEEADINVVTAASGSGPAYFFLFMQYMVEEAQRMGFSTEAARQLVQETALGAAQMVIANPETELATLRAQVTSKGGTTAAAINAFEEGKLADLVSVAMQAAQRRAEEMETLF, encoded by the coding sequence ATGGAACAAAGAAATATTGCGTTTATTGGTGCCGGTAATATGGCCCGCAGCCTGATCAGCGGATTAATCAATGCCGGTTTCCCTGGCAATAAAATCCATGCCACAGATATTGATGCCTTGAAAGCACAAGAGCTGGGTAAAGAATTTGGTATCACTGGCAGCAATGACAATGTGGCTGCGGTAAAAAATGCCGATGTGATCGTGTTGGCCGTTAAACCACAATTTATGGCGGAAATGCTGGCGCAACTAGCTCCAGCTATTGGTGATTTTGGCAATAAGCTATTCATCTCTATTGCAGCCGGTGTCAGCGTTGCCCGCTTACAAGGTTTGCTGAACGGACACCAGAATATTGTCCGTTGCATGCCAAATACGCCGTCTTTGATTGGTATTGGCATGACCGGTCTGTTTGCACCCGCAGTAGTCAATGCAACTGATCGTCAATTTGCACAAGAGATGCTGCAAGCCGTGGGTAAAACGCTTTGGGTTGCAGAAGAAGCGGATATCAACGTTGTTACCGCAGCGTCTGGCAGCGGCCCTGCGTATTTCTTCCTGTTCATGCAATATATGGTGGAAGAAGCACAACGGATGGGCTTTAGCACTGAAGCTGCACGTCAGTTAGTGCAAGAAACTGCCTTGGGTGCAGCTCAGATGGTGATTGCGAACCCAGAAACCGAGCTGGCTACTTTGCGTGCGCAGGTGACCTCGAAAGGCGGCACCACAGCGGCAGCCATTAATGCTTTTGAGGAAGGTAAACTGGCTGATCTGGTGAGTGTTGCCATGCAAGCAGCCCAACGCCGCGCTGAAGAAATGGAAACTCTTTTCTAA
- a CDS encoding YggT family protein produces the protein MNTLFFLLDTAFSLYLMVVLLRFWLQWAKADFYNPLSQVAVKLTHPILSPLRRIIPGFRGIDFASLLLAYAVAVLKFVVFMWMGVLKINVTGLLLLSFLVVLKQAGSLLFWILIARAILSWISQGRSSVEYVLYQLTEPLLSPIRRFLPSLGGLDLSVLVLFFILQGINFLMLDLVGPLWNQL, from the coding sequence ATGAATACACTGTTTTTTCTGCTAGACACGGCATTTAGCCTCTATTTGATGGTGGTATTACTGCGGTTTTGGCTGCAATGGGCCAAAGCGGATTTCTATAATCCATTAAGTCAGGTCGCGGTAAAGTTAACGCACCCGATATTAAGCCCGCTACGTCGTATCATCCCGGGTTTCCGTGGCATTGATTTCGCCTCTTTGCTACTGGCCTATGCTGTTGCCGTATTAAAATTTGTTGTCTTTATGTGGATGGGCGTACTGAAAATCAATGTCACCGGATTGCTGTTACTAAGCTTTCTGGTGGTGTTAAAACAAGCCGGTTCCCTGCTGTTCTGGATTTTGATTGCCCGCGCCATTTTAAGTTGGATCAGCCAAGGCCGTAGTTCCGTCGAGTATGTGTTATACCAACTGACCGAACCACTGCTCAGCCCAATCCGTCGTTTCCTGCCATCACTCGGTGGTTTAGATCTATCGGTATTGGTGCTGTTCTTTATTCTGCAAGGGATCAACTTCCTGATGCTGGATTTAGTCGGCCCACTGTGGAACCAGCTGTAA
- the yggU gene encoding DUF167 family protein YggU translates to MAGFRKDGDEIWLDVYIQPKASRDQIQGWHGEELKIAITAPPVDGQANAHLIKFLSKQFKVAKSQIVIHKGELGRHKTVRIISPQQLPAILEQPTD, encoded by the coding sequence ATGGCTGGTTTTCGAAAAGATGGTGATGAAATTTGGCTGGATGTTTACATCCAGCCAAAAGCCAGCCGCGATCAAATTCAAGGCTGGCATGGTGAAGAGCTGAAAATTGCGATCACCGCTCCACCCGTTGATGGTCAGGCAAATGCGCATTTGATCAAGTTTTTGTCGAAACAATTCAAAGTGGCCAAAAGCCAGATCGTGATCCACAAAGGTGAGCTCGGGCGGCACAAAACCGTTCGCATTATTTCGCCACAACAACTCCCCGCGATTTTAGAACAGCCGACTGACTGA
- the rdgB gene encoding RdgB/HAM1 family non-canonical purine NTP pyrophosphatase, producing MEKVVLATGNKKKVEELNALLADLNYAVVPQSEFHVESVPETGTTFVENAIIKARHAARVTGLPAIADDSGIEVDALLGRPGVYSARYAGEDASDQDNLEKLLEEMNGVPPVLRTARYWCVLVYMRHADDPTPIICQASWEGSLATEPSGENGFGYDPIFNVPDLDCTAAELEPATKNRLSHRGKALAQLAKALQE from the coding sequence ATGGAAAAGGTAGTTCTTGCCACCGGCAATAAAAAGAAAGTTGAAGAACTTAATGCATTACTGGCCGACCTGAATTACGCAGTCGTTCCGCAAAGTGAATTTCATGTCGAAAGCGTTCCAGAAACCGGCACCACTTTCGTTGAAAATGCCATTATCAAAGCGCGTCATGCCGCCCGCGTTACTGGCCTGCCCGCGATTGCTGATGATTCAGGTATTGAAGTTGATGCCCTGCTGGGTCGTCCTGGTGTCTATTCGGCCCGTTATGCCGGTGAAGATGCCTCCGATCAGGACAATCTGGAAAAACTGCTGGAAGAGATGAACGGCGTGCCACCGGTATTACGTACTGCTCGTTACTGGTGTGTGCTGGTATATATGCGTCATGCCGATGATCCGACCCCGATTATTTGCCAAGCCAGCTGGGAAGGCTCTCTCGCCACCGAGCCAAGCGGTGAAAATGGTTTTGGGTATGATCCAATTTTTAATGTGCCAGATCTCGACTGCACTGCCGCCGAACTGGAACCAGCAACCAAAAACCGCTTAAGCCATCGTGGTAAAGCGCTGGCGCAACTCGCGAAAGCCCTGCAAGAGTAA
- the hemW gene encoding radical SAM family heme chaperone HemW, with amino-acid sequence MLQLPPLSLYIHIPWCVQKCPYCDFNSHALKQNVPETDYVAALLADLDADLGYVQNRQLQSIFIGGGTPSLFSANAIKDLLQGVAARIPFASDIEITLEANPGTVEAGRFAGYQQAGVTRISIGVQSFQPEKLQKLGRIHDPLQAVAAGLQAKQAGLRSFNIDLMHGLPEQSISDALYDLKQAIEIAPPHLSWYQLTIEPNTAFGSRPPVLPEDETLWDIQEQGHQLLLDAGYQQYEISAYAKPGFECRHNLNYWQFGDYLGIGCGAHGKITLPQENRIIRTAKVKHPKGYLDPERAFLDQSWDVENDDRPFEYFMNRMRLFQPVPKAEFTLRTGLKAESVEPMFAKAYDQGLLQQTTTKWQVTELGHRYLNSLLTMLMEE; translated from the coding sequence ATGCTGCAACTACCGCCACTGAGCCTGTATATCCATATTCCTTGGTGCGTACAGAAATGTCCGTATTGTGATTTCAATTCGCACGCCTTAAAACAGAATGTGCCGGAAACTGACTATGTGGCGGCGTTGTTGGCCGATCTTGATGCTGATTTGGGCTATGTGCAAAACCGCCAGCTGCAGAGTATTTTTATCGGCGGTGGCACACCGAGTCTGTTTTCTGCAAATGCCATTAAAGATTTGCTGCAAGGTGTGGCGGCACGCATTCCGTTTGCCAGTGATATTGAAATCACCTTGGAAGCCAACCCCGGCACCGTGGAAGCAGGTCGCTTTGCCGGTTATCAGCAAGCCGGTGTCACCCGCATCAGTATCGGCGTACAAAGTTTTCAGCCAGAAAAATTGCAGAAATTGGGCCGCATCCACGATCCACTGCAAGCCGTTGCAGCTGGGTTACAGGCAAAACAGGCGGGATTACGCAGTTTTAATATCGACCTAATGCACGGTTTGCCAGAGCAAAGCATCAGTGATGCGCTTTACGATCTCAAACAAGCGATTGAGATCGCCCCACCGCATTTGTCTTGGTATCAACTGACCATTGAACCCAACACGGCGTTTGGTTCCCGCCCACCGGTATTGCCCGAAGATGAAACCTTGTGGGATATCCAAGAACAAGGCCACCAGCTATTACTGGACGCAGGCTATCAGCAATATGAGATCTCGGCTTACGCCAAGCCCGGTTTCGAATGTCGGCACAATCTGAATTACTGGCAGTTTGGTGACTATCTCGGCATTGGTTGCGGTGCGCATGGCAAGATCACCTTACCGCAGGAAAACCGGATCATTCGAACAGCGAAAGTAAAACACCCGAAAGGCTATCTCGACCCGGAGCGCGCATTTTTAGATCAAAGCTGGGATGTGGAAAACGACGATCGTCCGTTTGAATATTTCATGAACCGGATGCGCCTGTTTCAACCCGTTCCCAAAGCTGAATTTACACTCAGAACGGGTTTAAAAGCCGAATCGGTTGAGCCGATGTTTGCTAAAGCCTACGACCAAGGCTTACTGCAACAAACCACGACTAAGTGGCAAGTCACCGAGTTAGGTCATCGCTATCTGAACAGCTTACTGACGATGTTGATGGAAGAGTAA
- the trmB gene encoding tRNA (guanosine(46)-N7)-methyltransferase TrmB, which yields MTVGEEQTEDGKFMRRIRSFVRREGRLTRGQDRALQELWPVMGVEFRDEMLDLAKLFGREAPVVLEIGFGMGKSLVEMAAAAPEKNFIGIEVHRPGVGACLTSAQEAGITNLRLFCHDAVEVLGQMIPDQSIDTLQLFFPDPWHKSRHHKRRIVQPAFVQMLRPKLKIGGIFHMATDWENYAEHMVEVMSVAEGFANTVTDGVYAPRPDSRPLTKFEQRGHRLGHGVWDLLFARKS from the coding sequence ATGACCGTCGGTGAAGAACAAACCGAAGATGGTAAATTTATGCGCCGCATCCGCAGTTTTGTGCGTCGTGAAGGCCGTCTGACCCGAGGTCAGGATCGCGCATTACAAGAATTGTGGCCGGTGATGGGCGTCGAATTCCGCGATGAAATGTTAGATCTTGCCAAGCTGTTTGGACGTGAAGCGCCAGTTGTGCTGGAAATCGGTTTTGGCATGGGTAAATCGCTGGTAGAAATGGCCGCTGCAGCGCCTGAGAAAAATTTCATCGGTATTGAAGTGCATCGCCCGGGTGTTGGTGCCTGTTTAACATCAGCGCAAGAAGCGGGTATTACCAATTTACGTCTGTTCTGCCACGATGCGGTGGAAGTGTTGGGGCAGATGATCCCCGATCAAAGCATTGATACATTGCAGCTGTTTTTCCCTGATCCTTGGCACAAATCACGTCACCATAAACGCCGGATCGTGCAGCCAGCTTTCGTGCAAATGCTGCGCCCGAAGTTGAAAATTGGTGGCATCTTCCATATGGCGACTGATTGGGAAAACTATGCGGAGCATATGGTGGAAGTGATGAGTGTGGCGGAAGGGTTTGCTAATACGGTAACGGATGGTGTGTATGCACCACGCCCAGATTCACGCCCGCTGACTAAATTTGAACAGCGTGGTCATCGCCTCGGTCACGGCGTGTGGGATCTGCTGTTCGCGCGTAAAAGCTAA